The following are encoded in a window of Variovorax paradoxus genomic DNA:
- a CDS encoding CoxG family protein: MEMLGNRRLGVTQQQAWEALNDPETLKKCIPGCDKFELTGDNTYSVALAVKIGPVSAKFSGKVMLSDIVAPDGYKLTFEGQGGVAGFAKGSSSVSLKPLSGAADAAPVVADGAPAAEGAPAAEAVAAVPAEAAPAPAGCELDYTVQAQVGGKIAQLGQRLIDGAAKSTADDFFKRFEAEMQSRYGPPPAPPAEASADEAPAEKAGVMSGLMKKMGFGKKDGDDASTPGDAA; encoded by the coding sequence ATGGAAATGCTCGGAAACCGCCGCCTCGGCGTCACCCAACAACAGGCCTGGGAAGCGCTCAACGACCCCGAGACGCTCAAGAAGTGCATTCCCGGCTGCGACAAGTTCGAGCTCACGGGCGACAACACCTACAGCGTGGCGCTGGCCGTGAAGATCGGCCCGGTGTCGGCCAAGTTCAGCGGCAAGGTGATGCTGTCGGACATCGTCGCGCCCGACGGCTACAAGCTCACCTTCGAGGGGCAGGGCGGCGTGGCGGGGTTCGCCAAGGGCTCGTCGAGCGTGTCGCTCAAGCCGCTGTCTGGTGCTGCGGATGCGGCGCCCGTCGTGGCCGACGGTGCACCTGCCGCAGAGGGCGCACCCGCCGCTGAGGCCGTGGCCGCTGTGCCAGCCGAAGCCGCACCAGCACCCGCAGGTTGCGAACTCGACTACACCGTGCAGGCCCAGGTCGGCGGCAAGATCGCACAGCTCGGCCAACGCCTGATCGACGGTGCGGCCAAGTCCACCGCCGACGATTTCTTCAAGCGCTTCGAGGCCGAGATGCAAAGCCGATATGGCCCGCCGCCCGCACCGCCCGCGGAGGCATCGGCCGATGAGGCGCCCGCCGAGAAGGCCGGCGTGATGTCGGGCCTCATGAAGAAGATGGGCTTCGGCAAGAAGGACGGCGACGACGCATCCACCCCCGGCGACGCCGCCTGA
- a CDS encoding ABC transporter substrate-binding protein yields the protein MKKLLSAAGATALLMASAPAAFATDAMSLMLNWTPTADHAPIYFAKAKGWYTEAGIDLNIEAGKGSAVSAQRVGTGGSDLGISDLPTTIQAKGKGADVKAVMVIYANSPQGFYWLKSSGINGPKDFAGRKIGNPPGDAARLMWPAFAKKVGLDPASVSFVNVSPQAKVAALKSKSVDIISDFYNEHDLKAREFGADLGFQPWRDAGVNVYGNSLIVNGPYLAKNPGQVKKFVAVTQRAYDACVKSFEPCLQALQASVSGLTPDNQRDQWMRIKQLMRDDTTTKVALGAFDGARVKADYDLVSSLIGIDKAYDPATLFTNEFLDKGVRMAPN from the coding sequence ATGAAAAAGCTGTTGTCGGCCGCCGGCGCCACTGCCCTGTTGATGGCCTCGGCCCCCGCCGCATTTGCGACCGATGCCATGAGCCTGATGCTCAACTGGACACCCACGGCCGATCATGCGCCGATCTATTTTGCGAAGGCCAAGGGCTGGTACACAGAGGCGGGCATCGACCTGAACATCGAGGCCGGCAAGGGCTCGGCCGTGTCGGCGCAGCGCGTGGGCACGGGCGGCAGTGACCTGGGCATTTCGGACCTGCCCACCACGATCCAGGCCAAGGGCAAGGGCGCCGACGTGAAGGCCGTGATGGTCATCTACGCCAACAGCCCGCAGGGCTTCTACTGGCTCAAGTCGTCGGGCATCAACGGCCCGAAGGACTTCGCGGGCCGCAAGATCGGCAACCCGCCCGGCGACGCCGCGCGCCTCATGTGGCCGGCCTTCGCGAAGAAGGTGGGGCTCGACCCGGCCAGCGTGAGCTTCGTCAACGTGAGCCCGCAGGCCAAGGTGGCGGCGCTGAAGAGCAAGTCGGTCGACATCATCAGCGACTTCTACAACGAGCACGACCTGAAGGCGCGCGAGTTCGGCGCCGACCTGGGCTTTCAGCCGTGGCGCGATGCCGGCGTGAACGTGTACGGCAACTCGCTGATCGTGAACGGCCCGTACCTTGCGAAGAACCCGGGCCAGGTGAAGAAGTTCGTGGCCGTGACGCAGCGCGCCTACGACGCCTGCGTGAAGAGCTTCGAGCCCTGCCTGCAGGCACTGCAGGCCAGCGTGAGCGGTCTCACGCCCGACAACCAGCGCGACCAATGGATGCGCATCAAGCAGCTGATGCGCGACGACACCACGACGAAGGTGGCGCTCGGCGCGTTCGACGGTGCACGCGTGAAGGCCGACTACGACCTCGTGTCCTCGCTGATCGGCATCGACAAGGCCTACGACCCCGCGACGCTGTTCACCAACGAGTTCCTCGACAAGGGCGTGCGCATGGCGCCCAACTGA
- a CDS encoding ABC transporter ATP-binding protein encodes MSAVLAPQQEAPLIRMRQLRKVYRKRNEEFLAVSDVTMDVHAGDMISLVGPSGCGKSTLLKILSGLHGHDGGTLEIGGPGGTGFNAGRDVGMVFQQPLLLKWRTILENVLLPADILGLDRKAAKTRAHELLDMVGLTGFADKLPYELSGGMQQRAAIARALIHDPKLVLMDEPFGALDALTREKMNLEMLRIWERSRKTFIVVTHSIQEAVFLGSHCAVLTAGPARMADFFRIELPEPRKLHVKTSPEFGEYVRRIYDLLGVD; translated from the coding sequence ATGAGCGCGGTGCTCGCACCACAGCAGGAAGCGCCGCTGATCCGCATGCGGCAGCTGCGCAAGGTCTACCGCAAGCGCAACGAAGAATTCCTCGCGGTGTCCGACGTCACGATGGACGTGCATGCGGGCGACATGATCTCGCTGGTCGGCCCGTCGGGCTGCGGCAAGTCGACGCTGCTGAAGATTCTGTCGGGCCTGCACGGCCACGACGGTGGCACGCTCGAGATCGGCGGCCCTGGCGGTACGGGCTTCAACGCGGGCCGCGATGTCGGCATGGTGTTCCAGCAGCCGCTGCTGCTGAAGTGGCGCACCATTCTGGAGAACGTGCTGCTGCCCGCCGACATCCTCGGGCTGGACCGCAAGGCCGCCAAGACGCGCGCACACGAACTGCTCGACATGGTCGGCCTCACGGGCTTCGCCGACAAGCTGCCCTACGAACTCTCGGGCGGCATGCAGCAGCGCGCCGCCATCGCGCGCGCGCTCATCCACGACCCGAAGCTGGTGCTCATGGACGAGCCCTTCGGCGCGCTCGATGCGCTCACGCGCGAGAAGATGAACCTGGAGATGCTGCGCATCTGGGAGCGCAGCCGCAAGACCTTCATCGTGGTCACGCACAGCATCCAGGAGGCGGTGTTCCTGGGCTCGCATTGCGCGGTGCTCACGGCCGGCCCGGCGCGCATGGCCGACTTCTTTCGCATCGAGTTGCCCGAGCCGCGCAAGCTGCATGTGAAGACCAGCCCCGAGTTCGGCGAGTACGTGCGCCGCATCTACGACCTGCTGGGCGTGGACTGA
- a CDS encoding AAA family ATPase, whose protein sequence is MTFPTIDALSDGLMQAGYFADRRLATAVFLALKLQRPLLLEGEPGVGKTELAKALSIALQRELLRLQCYDGMEQREALYEWNYAAQLLHMRAAEATGAARDVEAEVYQPHYLIRRPLLQALQTPAPGAVLLIDEVDRADEPFEAFLLEYLGEYQVSIPELGTVRAVVPPVTLLTSNRTRELNDAVKRRCLYHWLDYPERERELAIVRAQVPQAGETLSAQVAAFVARLRAAPFVNAFQRAPGIAESVEWARALIALDTVELDPEVVVDTAGILFKQRDDVAALTHELASDLLRPEEPLAS, encoded by the coding sequence ATGACTTTTCCGACCATCGACGCCCTTTCCGACGGTTTGATGCAGGCCGGCTACTTTGCCGACCGCCGCCTGGCCACCGCGGTGTTCCTCGCGCTCAAGTTGCAGCGCCCGTTGCTGCTCGAAGGCGAACCCGGTGTCGGCAAGACCGAGTTGGCCAAGGCGCTGTCGATCGCGCTCCAGCGCGAGTTGCTGCGCCTGCAGTGCTACGACGGCATGGAGCAGCGCGAGGCGTTGTACGAATGGAACTACGCCGCGCAGCTGCTGCACATGCGCGCGGCCGAAGCCACGGGTGCGGCACGCGATGTCGAAGCCGAGGTCTACCAGCCGCACTACCTGATCCGCCGTCCGCTGCTGCAGGCGCTGCAGACGCCCGCACCCGGTGCCGTGCTGCTGATCGATGAGGTCGACCGCGCCGACGAGCCCTTCGAAGCCTTCCTGCTCGAGTACCTGGGCGAGTACCAGGTCAGCATTCCCGAGCTGGGCACCGTGCGCGCCGTGGTGCCGCCAGTGACGCTGCTCACCAGCAACCGCACGCGCGAGCTGAACGATGCGGTGAAGCGGCGCTGTCTTTACCACTGGCTCGACTATCCCGAGCGCGAGCGTGAACTCGCCATCGTGCGCGCGCAGGTGCCGCAGGCCGGCGAGACGCTGTCGGCGCAGGTGGCCGCTTTTGTCGCGCGGCTGCGCGCGGCGCCGTTCGTCAACGCCTTCCAGCGCGCACCCGGCATTGCCGAAAGCGTGGAGTGGGCGCGGGCGCTCATCGCGCTCGACACCGTCGAACTCGACCCCGAAGTGGTCGTCGACACCGCCGGCATCCTCTTCAAGCAGCGCGACGACGTGGCGGCGCTGACGCACGAGCTGGCCTCCGACCTGCTGAGGCCCGAGGAACCGCTCGCGAGCTGA
- a CDS encoding GNAT family N-acetyltransferase: MPAVEALSSITPGIAPMLDALVAASGWNQTAHDWRLFERLGTVHGVRDGEGQLIASGAVLPMEGVAWISMILVMPAARGQGLGRAVFARCLDTVKAAGLVAMLDATPQGEPLYASFGFTPLWRLTRWQRESAPATASLSADKPTLDNLAALDAQALGFERPAVLADLLGRDDSRCVRNGLGFGLVRAGRTAHHIGPLLSSDEAVASALLTQAARGIDGRICIDVPDDRKAMTAALCAAGFTPQRSFTRMALATRDGAQPPTGHPVFIHAIAGPEFA, translated from the coding sequence ATGCCCGCCGTCGAAGCACTCTCGTCGATCACGCCCGGCATCGCCCCGATGCTCGACGCGCTGGTTGCCGCGAGCGGCTGGAACCAGACCGCGCACGACTGGCGGCTGTTCGAGCGGCTCGGCACGGTGCATGGCGTACGTGATGGCGAGGGCCAGCTCATCGCCAGCGGCGCCGTGCTGCCGATGGAAGGCGTCGCCTGGATCAGCATGATCCTCGTGATGCCTGCCGCGCGCGGGCAAGGCCTGGGCCGTGCGGTGTTCGCGCGCTGCCTCGACACGGTGAAGGCCGCCGGCCTTGTTGCGATGCTCGATGCCACGCCGCAGGGCGAACCGCTCTATGCGAGCTTCGGCTTCACGCCGTTGTGGCGCCTCACGCGCTGGCAGCGCGAGTCTGCACCGGCCACCGCGTCGCTCAGCGCAGACAAGCCAACGCTCGACAACCTCGCCGCGCTCGACGCGCAGGCACTGGGCTTCGAGCGCCCGGCCGTGCTCGCCGACCTGCTCGGCCGCGACGACAGCCGCTGCGTGCGCAACGGCCTGGGCTTCGGCCTCGTGCGTGCGGGGCGCACCGCGCACCACATCGGCCCGCTGCTGTCGTCCGACGAAGCCGTCGCCTCCGCGCTGCTGACGCAGGCTGCGCGCGGCATCGACGGCCGCATCTGCATCGACGTGCCCGACGATCGCAAGGCCATGACTGCCGCGCTGTGCGCCGCCGGCTTCACGCCCCAACGCAGCTTCACGCGCATGGCGCTGGCCACGCGCGACGGCGCGCAGCCACCCACTGGACACCCCGTCTTCATCCACGCCATCGCCGGCCCCGAGTTCGCCTGA
- a CDS encoding NAD-dependent epimerase/dehydratase family protein, with protein sequence MTSTPVLDDLPFPERFESEAALEDYLATPSRDLVRDMACLDGDLMILGVGGKMGPTLARLAKNAMPGRRVIAVARFSEAGVREALEAHGIETLACDLLDRAAIAALPPCANVVFMAGRKFGADADNPLTWAMNAHVPALVAEHFHASRIVAFSTACVYPFVPVTSQGASESDAPNPPGEYANSCVGRERMFEYFSQRHSTPGRLFRLSYAIDLRYGVLADVALKVWRGEPVDVTMGHVNVIWQGDANAQALRCLAAATVPTSPLNVSGPETTSIRWLAEEFARQFDKPVTISGQEAPTAWLMNTGEAERLFGYPRVPLAQQIRWVADWISREQRQYGKPTKFESRDGKY encoded by the coding sequence ATGACCTCCACGCCTGTCCTCGACGACCTGCCCTTTCCCGAGCGCTTCGAGAGCGAAGCCGCACTTGAAGACTACCTGGCCACGCCCTCGCGCGACCTCGTGCGCGACATGGCCTGCCTCGACGGCGACCTGATGATCCTCGGCGTCGGCGGCAAGATGGGCCCCACGCTGGCCCGCCTCGCCAAGAACGCCATGCCCGGTCGCCGCGTGATCGCCGTCGCCCGTTTCAGCGAAGCCGGCGTGCGCGAAGCCCTCGAAGCGCACGGCATCGAGACCCTCGCCTGCGACCTGCTCGACCGCGCCGCCATCGCCGCGCTGCCGCCGTGCGCCAACGTCGTGTTCATGGCCGGCCGCAAGTTCGGCGCCGACGCCGACAACCCGCTGACCTGGGCCATGAACGCGCACGTGCCCGCGCTGGTGGCCGAGCACTTCCACGCCTCGCGCATCGTCGCCTTCTCGACCGCCTGCGTGTACCCCTTCGTGCCCGTGACCAGCCAGGGCGCGAGCGAGAGCGACGCGCCCAACCCGCCCGGCGAATACGCCAACTCGTGCGTGGGCCGCGAGCGCATGTTCGAGTACTTCTCGCAGCGCCACAGCACACCGGGACGCCTGTTCCGCCTGAGCTACGCCATCGACCTGCGCTACGGTGTGCTGGCCGACGTGGCGCTCAAGGTGTGGCGCGGCGAGCCGGTCGACGTGACCATGGGCCACGTCAACGTGATCTGGCAGGGCGACGCGAACGCGCAGGCGCTGCGCTGCCTCGCGGCGGCCACGGTGCCGACCTCGCCGCTCAACGTGAGCGGCCCCGAGACCACGTCGATCCGCTGGCTCGCCGAGGAGTTCGCGCGCCAGTTCGACAAGCCCGTGACGATCAGCGGGCAAGAGGCGCCGACCGCATGGCTCATGAACACCGGCGAGGCCGAGCGCCTGTTCGGTTACCCGCGCGTGCCGCTCGCGCAGCAAATCCGTTGGGTGGCCGACTGGATCTCGCGCGAGCAGCGCCAGTACGGCAAGCCGACCAAATTCGAATCGCGCGACGGCAAGTACTGA
- a CDS encoding vWA domain-containing protein: MAGIQQLGDVRSGKLAGNIAAFGRALRRAGVRTDAMRIALATEAITWVGVEDKLDLSAAMEAVMVSREQDRLVFRELFDAWFRDPELANKLLAQMLPSAEGKAEPSKRRPRVREALSPPRDAVKPAAPSKPDEEIKFDAAMTASDRQRLQHADFNALGAAEYRLVERLARDITLPVPRLPTRRLRPAGDAGSAHARMHWPGVLHEAARTGGEILRLPRLARREQPLPLLVLVDVSGSMERYARLLLAFLHAATRRAGRRDVFAFGTRLTDLTPAFRLADADAMLEAASLAIDDFAGGTRLGGSLAELRQSHARRLIGRRTLVLVISDGLDTGEPAQLETELQWLKRHSRRLLWLNPLLRFEGYAPLARGAAVLHRHADAMLAVHNLNALEQLAASLAALMRASR; this comes from the coding sequence ATGGCCGGCATCCAGCAACTCGGCGACGTCCGCAGCGGCAAGCTGGCGGGCAACATCGCCGCCTTCGGCCGCGCATTGCGCCGCGCCGGCGTGCGCACCGACGCCATGCGCATCGCGCTCGCGACCGAGGCGATCACGTGGGTCGGCGTCGAAGACAAGCTCGACCTGAGCGCCGCCATGGAGGCCGTGATGGTCAGTCGCGAGCAAGACCGGCTGGTGTTCCGCGAACTCTTCGACGCGTGGTTTCGCGACCCCGAGCTGGCCAACAAGCTGCTCGCCCAGATGCTGCCCAGCGCCGAAGGCAAGGCCGAACCCTCCAAGCGCCGCCCGCGCGTGCGCGAGGCGCTGAGCCCGCCGCGTGATGCCGTCAAGCCCGCGGCGCCGTCCAAGCCCGACGAGGAGATCAAGTTCGACGCCGCCATGACGGCCAGCGACCGCCAGCGGCTGCAGCATGCCGACTTCAACGCGCTCGGCGCGGCCGAGTACCGGCTGGTCGAGCGGCTGGCGCGCGACATCACGCTGCCGGTGCCCCGGCTGCCCACGCGCCGCCTGCGCCCGGCCGGTGATGCGGGCAGCGCGCACGCCCGCATGCACTGGCCCGGCGTGCTGCACGAGGCGGCCCGCACCGGCGGCGAGATCCTGCGACTGCCCCGGCTGGCGCGGCGCGAGCAACCGTTGCCGCTGCTGGTGCTGGTCGACGTGTCGGGCTCGATGGAGCGCTACGCCCGCCTGCTGCTGGCCTTCCTGCATGCCGCCACGCGTCGCGCTGGCCGGCGCGACGTGTTCGCCTTCGGCACGCGGCTGACCGACCTCACGCCGGCCTTCCGGCTGGCCGATGCCGACGCCATGCTGGAGGCCGCCAGCCTGGCGATCGACGACTTCGCGGGCGGCACGCGGCTGGGCGGTTCGTTGGCCGAGCTGCGCCAGTCGCATGCGCGCCGGCTCATCGGTCGCCGCACGCTGGTGCTGGTGATCAGCGACGGGCTCGACACCGGTGAACCGGCGCAGCTCGAAACCGAGCTGCAGTGGCTGAAGCGCCATTCGCGCCGCCTGCTGTGGCTCAACCCGCTGCTGCGCTTCGAGGGCTACGCCCCTCTGGCGCGTGGGGCCGCCGTGCTGCACCGCCATGCGGACGCGATGCTGGCGGTCCACAATCTGAATGCACTGGAACAGCTGGCCGCCAGCCTGGCCGCGCTGATGCGCGCCAGCCGCTAG
- a CDS encoding TetR family transcriptional regulator, producing the protein MTATSPTRTARSTVATKRERDPVAAKQALISAAVAEFATKGFAGARVDEIAANAGVNKQLVYHYFDSKQGLYLVALESVYAEIREKEQKLTLDELEPLEAMKQLVAFSFDYLAEHPEFIALLADENRNHGAHLRESERLQKMHSPFIEMLEATLKRGVAAGVFRPDFDAINLYISIAGISYFFFSNNHTLSAIFGKPLDARGALLQRRRHVIEFALNALRPDKAAA; encoded by the coding sequence ATGACCGCCACCAGCCCTACCCGCACCGCCCGCAGCACCGTTGCCACGAAACGCGAGCGCGACCCCGTCGCCGCCAAGCAGGCCCTCATCTCCGCCGCGGTGGCCGAGTTCGCCACCAAGGGCTTCGCGGGCGCGCGCGTCGACGAGATCGCCGCCAACGCCGGGGTCAACAAGCAGCTCGTGTATCACTATTTCGACAGCAAGCAGGGGCTGTACCTGGTCGCGCTCGAATCGGTCTATGCCGAGATCCGCGAGAAGGAACAGAAGCTCACGCTCGACGAGCTCGAGCCGCTCGAAGCCATGAAGCAGCTGGTGGCCTTCTCGTTCGACTACCTGGCCGAGCACCCCGAGTTCATCGCGCTGCTGGCCGACGAGAACCGCAACCACGGCGCGCACCTGCGCGAGTCGGAGCGGCTGCAGAAGATGCATTCGCCCTTCATCGAGATGCTCGAGGCCACGCTCAAGCGCGGCGTGGCGGCGGGCGTGTTCCGGCCCGACTTCGATGCGATCAACCTCTACATCTCGATCGCCGGCATCTCGTATTTCTTCTTCTCCAACAACCACACGCTGTCGGCGATCTTCGGCAAGCCGCTGGACGCACGCGGCGCGCTGCTGCAGCGCCGCCGCCACGTGATCGAGTTCGCGCTCAATGCCTTGCGGCCCGACAAAGCCGCCGCATGA
- a CDS encoding ABC transporter permease, with protein MTTPDGALALPAPAPLSGERPEWQRWALVVAVHLAGIALWELAVRVFAIQPFILPAPSKVLATLANPNYSWLKNTGVTALEVFGGYALGLVLGILCALLFITSKRLMLLVFPLLVTLNMIPKVAMGPLVIVWFSYGIGPNILITFSLCFFPILLTTIRGLNETEPELLDLVRALKGSRWQLFRYIQLPGSLPYVFSGMKVATILAVAGAVVGEFIASERGLGYLMIQVQASLDTPAVFMAVLLITGLGVLLYLLVLLLERLFITQDARIQ; from the coding sequence ATGACGACACCTGATGGCGCTCTGGCGCTCCCCGCACCTGCGCCCTTGTCGGGCGAGCGCCCCGAATGGCAGCGCTGGGCCCTCGTGGTCGCGGTGCATCTGGCGGGCATCGCGCTGTGGGAGCTGGCAGTGCGCGTCTTCGCGATCCAGCCCTTCATCCTGCCGGCGCCGTCGAAGGTGCTGGCCACGCTGGCCAACCCGAACTACAGCTGGCTCAAGAACACCGGCGTCACCGCGCTCGAAGTGTTCGGCGGCTACGCGCTGGGGCTGGTGCTCGGCATTCTTTGCGCGCTGCTCTTCATCACCAGCAAGCGGCTGATGCTGCTGGTGTTCCCGCTGCTGGTCACGCTCAACATGATCCCGAAGGTGGCGATGGGTCCGCTGGTGATCGTGTGGTTCAGCTACGGCATCGGGCCGAACATCCTGATCACGTTCAGCCTGTGCTTCTTCCCGATCCTGCTGACCACCATCCGCGGGCTCAATGAGACCGAGCCCGAACTGCTCGACCTCGTGCGCGCGCTCAAGGGTTCGCGCTGGCAGCTGTTCCGCTACATCCAGCTGCCGGGCTCGTTGCCGTACGTGTTCTCGGGCATGAAGGTCGCCACCATCCTCGCCGTCGCGGGCGCGGTGGTGGGCGAGTTCATCGCCTCGGAACGCGGCCTGGGCTATCTGATGATTCAGGTCCAGGCCTCGCTGGACACGCCCGCGGTCTTCATGGCCGTGCTGCTCATCACGGGCCTGGGTGTGCTGCTCTATCTGCTGGTGCTTCTGCTGGAGCGCCTCTTCATCACCCAGGACGCAAGAATCCAATGA
- a CDS encoding dihydrodipicolinate synthase family protein gives MSLNRSDLPTDVLALLSQGTVIPAHPLALDAHRQLDRQRQRALTRYYVDAGVGGLAVGVHTTQFAIRERGLYATVLEAAMQDRLAWNDRAMAMIAGLCGPTAQAQAEARTAVALGYHAGLLSLAALAGSSEDALIAHCEAVAQEIPLIGFYLQTVVGGPVLSSDFWRRFALIPNALAIKVAPFNRYRSIDVVRGLVDARAEERVFLYTGNDDHIVLDLALPFAAMRDGAPVQVRFRGGLLGHWSVWTSSAVHQLQQIKAELAAHGGALSPALLALDSRVTDCNAAFFDVANNFHGCIAGCHEVLRRQGLLEGIWCLDPEEGLGHGQSAEIDRVYRQHGDLADDAFVRDNLARWLA, from the coding sequence ATGTCACTGAACCGCTCCGACCTTCCCACCGACGTGCTTGCCCTGCTGTCGCAAGGCACCGTCATTCCGGCGCATCCGCTCGCACTCGACGCGCATCGCCAGCTCGACCGCCAGCGCCAGCGTGCGCTGACGCGCTACTACGTCGATGCCGGCGTCGGCGGCCTCGCGGTGGGCGTGCACACCACGCAGTTCGCGATCCGCGAACGCGGCCTCTACGCCACCGTGCTCGAAGCCGCGATGCAGGACCGGCTGGCCTGGAACGATCGGGCGATGGCGATGATCGCGGGCCTGTGCGGCCCGACCGCGCAGGCGCAGGCCGAGGCGCGCACCGCCGTGGCTCTCGGTTATCACGCGGGACTGCTGAGCCTCGCAGCACTGGCCGGCTCGTCGGAAGACGCGCTCATCGCCCACTGCGAGGCGGTGGCGCAAGAAATCCCGCTGATCGGCTTCTACCTGCAGACCGTCGTCGGCGGCCCGGTCCTGTCGAGCGACTTCTGGCGCCGCTTCGCGCTCATTCCGAACGCGCTGGCCATCAAGGTCGCGCCTTTCAATCGCTACCGCAGCATCGACGTGGTGCGTGGGCTGGTCGATGCGCGCGCCGAGGAGCGCGTGTTCCTCTACACCGGCAACGACGACCACATCGTGCTCGACCTCGCGCTGCCCTTTGCCGCGATGCGCGACGGCGCGCCCGTGCAGGTGCGCTTTCGCGGCGGCCTGCTGGGCCACTGGTCGGTGTGGACGTCGAGCGCCGTGCACCAGCTGCAGCAGATCAAGGCCGAGCTGGCCGCCCATGGCGGCGCGTTGAGCCCCGCCCTGCTCGCGCTCGATTCGCGCGTGACCGACTGCAACGCCGCCTTCTTCGATGTGGCGAACAATTTCCACGGTTGCATCGCGGGCTGCCACGAGGTGCTGCGGCGCCAGGGTCTGCTCGAAGGCATCTGGTGCCTCGATCCGGAAGAAGGCCTCGGCCACGGACAGTCGGCGGAGATCGATCGCGTCTACCGCCAGCACGGCGACCTGGCCGACGACGCCTTCGTGCGCGACAACCTGGCGCGGTGGCTGGCATGA
- a CDS encoding XdhC family protein, which produces MENLDVMVLRTLRDWRRAGKRALLTTVVRTWGSSPRPVGSIMALAEDGAVVGSVSGGCIEDDLIARYSHAHGKGEDVPLGAPPALVKYGITADEAHRFGLPCGGTLELLLEYAPDADTLDTLVAELERGKLMRRTVTLATGAVRLAEATAPDELTVNDTELTNTFGPEYRMLLIGAGQLAEYLATMAKFSGFAVTLCDPRAEYRTAWTLSGVTITTEMPDDAVLAFRPDRRSCVVALTHDPKLDDLALLEALQSEAFYVGAIGSRRNADARRDRMIEHFDQTAESLARLRGPIGIFIGSKTPPEIAVSVMAEILAVKNAVTLPREMEVARAKEIQQLQPS; this is translated from the coding sequence ATGGAAAACCTCGATGTCATGGTGCTGCGCACGCTGCGCGACTGGCGGCGTGCCGGCAAGCGCGCGCTGCTGACCACCGTGGTGCGCACCTGGGGCTCGTCGCCGCGGCCCGTGGGCTCGATCATGGCGCTGGCCGAAGACGGCGCCGTGGTCGGCTCGGTCTCGGGTGGCTGCATCGAAGACGACCTCATCGCGCGCTACAGCCATGCCCACGGCAAGGGCGAAGACGTGCCGCTGGGCGCGCCGCCCGCGCTCGTCAAATACGGCATCACGGCCGACGAGGCGCACCGCTTCGGGCTGCCCTGCGGCGGCACGCTCGAGCTGCTGCTCGAATACGCGCCCGACGCCGACACGCTCGACACGCTGGTCGCCGAACTCGAACGCGGCAAGCTCATGCGCCGCACGGTGACGCTGGCCACCGGCGCGGTGCGGCTGGCCGAGGCGACCGCGCCCGACGAGCTCACGGTGAACGACACCGAGCTCACCAACACCTTCGGCCCCGAGTACCGCATGCTGCTGATCGGCGCCGGCCAGCTCGCCGAATACCTCGCGACCATGGCCAAGTTCAGCGGCTTCGCCGTGACGCTGTGCGACCCGCGCGCCGAGTACCGCACCGCGTGGACGCTGTCCGGCGTGACGATCACCACCGAGATGCCCGACGACGCCGTGCTGGCCTTCCGGCCCGACCGCCGCAGCTGCGTGGTCGCGCTCACGCACGACCCCAAGCTCGACGACCTCGCGCTGCTCGAAGCGCTGCAGAGCGAAGCCTTCTACGTGGGCGCCATCGGCTCGCGCCGCAATGCCGACGCGCGGCGCGACCGCATGATCGAGCACTTCGACCAGACGGCCGAATCGCTCGCGCGCCTGCGCGGGCCCATCGGCATCTTCATCGGCAGCAAGACGCCGCCCGAGATCGCGGTGAGCGTGATGGCGGAGATTCTTGCGGTGAAGAACGCGGTGACGCTGCCGCGCGAAATGGAAGTGGCGCGCGCCAAGGAAATCCAGCAGCTGCAACCCAGCTGA